In Desulfofundulus kuznetsovii DSM 6115, the following are encoded in one genomic region:
- a CDS encoding acyl-CoA carboxylase subunit beta: protein MGMQERLEQLKQLREQIHAGGGPKRIEKQHEAGKRTARERIEMFFDPGTFVEINTFAGDPDISNLKNPGEGVVTGYGKVDGRKVYIFAQDFTVAGGSLGRIHAAKICHVLDLAMKTGAPVVGLNDSGGARIQEGVDALNGYGEIFFRNTIASGVIPQISVIMGPCAGGAVYSPALTDFIFMVQGTSQMFITGPQVIKAVTGEEVTMEALGGAATHNQTSGVAHFMAPDEETCLQMVRLLLSYLPSNNLEEPPLYAPQEPAGNPEELLQIIPDNPNMSYDVRKIINLVVDGGQFFEVQPLYARNAVIGFARINGQAVGIVANQPDYLAGCLDINASDKISRFVRFCDCFNLPLITFMDVPGFLPGTAQEYGGIIRHGAKMLYAYSEATVPKITIILRKAYGGAYLAMCSSSLRADAVFAWPTAEIAVMGPEGAVNIIYRKEIAEAENPMEMRAKLTAEYREKFANPYVASARGYIEDVIDPRDTRSRIIVTLESLAGKRETRPRKKHGNMPV from the coding sequence TTGGGTATGCAGGAAAGGCTGGAACAATTAAAACAGCTGCGCGAGCAAATCCATGCGGGCGGCGGGCCAAAACGCATCGAGAAGCAGCACGAAGCCGGAAAGAGAACCGCCCGGGAACGGATTGAAATGTTCTTTGATCCCGGTACCTTTGTTGAAATAAATACTTTTGCCGGTGATCCCGACATTTCCAATCTCAAAAACCCCGGCGAAGGTGTTGTTACCGGTTACGGTAAAGTTGACGGGCGTAAGGTGTACATCTTTGCCCAGGACTTTACAGTGGCGGGAGGTTCCCTGGGGCGCATTCATGCCGCCAAGATCTGCCACGTGCTGGATCTGGCCATGAAGACGGGTGCTCCGGTGGTCGGCCTAAATGATTCTGGGGGAGCACGCATTCAGGAGGGCGTGGATGCCCTTAACGGTTACGGTGAAATTTTCTTCCGGAACACCATTGCCTCCGGAGTAATCCCCCAGATTTCCGTGATCATGGGACCATGTGCGGGGGGAGCGGTATATTCCCCGGCGTTGACTGACTTCATTTTTATGGTTCAGGGTACCAGCCAGATGTTTATTACGGGACCCCAGGTAATCAAGGCAGTTACCGGTGAAGAGGTGACCATGGAAGCCCTGGGCGGGGCAGCCACCCACAACCAGACCAGCGGCGTAGCTCACTTTATGGCCCCCGATGAAGAAACATGCCTGCAGATGGTTCGCCTTTTGTTGAGTTACCTGCCTTCCAACAACCTGGAGGAACCCCCCCTGTATGCTCCCCAGGAGCCGGCAGGCAATCCGGAAGAACTGTTGCAGATCATCCCCGATAACCCGAATATGTCCTACGACGTACGCAAAATAATCAATCTCGTTGTGGATGGCGGGCAGTTCTTTGAAGTGCAGCCCCTCTATGCCCGCAATGCGGTAATTGGCTTTGCGCGGATAAATGGCCAGGCGGTGGGGATAGTAGCAAACCAGCCCGACTATCTGGCCGGCTGCCTGGATATCAACGCGTCCGACAAGATCAGCCGTTTCGTCCGTTTCTGTGACTGCTTTAATCTTCCCTTAATCACCTTTATGGATGTACCCGGTTTCCTGCCCGGAACAGCCCAGGAATATGGCGGAATTATCCGGCACGGGGCCAAGATGCTCTATGCTTACTCCGAGGCCACCGTACCCAAGATCACCATTATCTTGAGAAAAGCTTACGGTGGAGCCTACCTGGCCATGTGCAGCAGCTCCCTGCGAGCCGATGCCGTCTTTGCCTGGCCTACCGCCGAAATTGCCGTGATGGGGCCAGAGGGAGCTGTCAATATCATCTACCGGAAAGAAATAGCCGAGGCGGAAAACCCCATGGAAATGCGGGCCAAGCTGACTGCCGAGTACCGGGAGAAGTTTGCCAATCCATATGTAGCCAGTGCCAGGGGTTATATAGAGGATGTTATTGATCCCCGTGACACCCGGTCGCGGATTATTGTCACCCTGGAGTCGCTGGCCGGCAAGCGGGAAACGAGACCCCGCAAGAAGCACGGCAACATGCCGGTATAG
- a CDS encoding cobalamin B12-binding domain-containing protein, with protein MSERPIRVLVAKPGLDGHDRGAKVIAQALRDAGMEVIYTGLRQTPEQIVEAALQEDVQVVGLSILSGAHMHLFPAVVEGLRAQGADDILVVGGGIIPDEDIPLLKEAGIAEIFGPGTPTTEIIRFIREEVAKRTQKEEEKQ; from the coding sequence ATGAGTGAACGGCCCATTCGGGTCCTGGTGGCCAAACCGGGCCTGGACGGTCATGACCGGGGGGCCAAGGTTATTGCCCAGGCCCTGCGGGATGCCGGAATGGAAGTTATTTATACCGGATTGCGGCAGACTCCCGAGCAAATTGTGGAAGCAGCCCTCCAGGAGGATGTGCAGGTGGTGGGCTTGAGCATTCTCTCCGGCGCGCACATGCACCTCTTCCCGGCGGTGGTGGAGGGATTGCGGGCCCAGGGAGCTGATGACATACTGGTGGTGGGTGGGGGGATCATCCCCGACGAGGATATTCCCCTCTTGAAGGAAGCGGGGATCGCGGAAATTTTTGGCCCCGGCACCCCCACAACGGAGATTATCCGCTTTATCCGGGAGGAAGTGGCGAAAAGGACCCAGAAGGAGGAGGAAAAACAGTGA
- a CDS encoding acyl-CoA mutase large subunit family protein, which produces MFEKEKLESIRVSAKEYRERLEAQVKKRPERQAGFATDSGIEIKTLYTPEDIADLDYERDLGFPGSYPFTRGVQPNMYRGRLWTMRQYAGFGTAEETNARFRYLLEQGQTGLSVAFDLPTQIGYDSDHPLARGEVGKVGVAIDSLEDMETLFEGIPLDKVSTSMTINSPAAILLAMYIAVAEKQGVTPDKLNGTIQNDILKEYIARGTYIFPPGPSMRLITDVFAYCSKNVPNWNTISISGYHIREAGSTAVQEVAFTLADGIAYVQAAIDAGLNVDDFAPRLSFFFNAHLNFFEEIAKFRAARRLWAKIMRERFGAKNPRSWMLRFHTQTAGCSLTAQQPMVNIMRTAFEALSAVLGGTQSLHTNSYDEALALPSDESVLIALRTQQVIGYEIGVTDTVDPLGGSYYIESLTNEIEEKAMAYIKKIDELGGAPEAIEFMQKEIKDSAYRYQMDIESGKKVVIGINKFQMEYEKPKNLLKVDPAVAERQTAKLQALKARRDNQKVKQVLNNLREAASTKENLMPLFIDAVKAYATLGEICDTLREVFGEYRQQIVF; this is translated from the coding sequence CCGGAGAGGCAGGCCGGGTTTGCTACCGATTCGGGTATTGAAATCAAGACCCTGTATACTCCGGAGGATATAGCTGATCTTGATTACGAACGGGACCTCGGATTTCCGGGTTCCTACCCCTTTACCCGGGGAGTGCAGCCCAACATGTACCGGGGCCGGTTGTGGACCATGCGCCAGTATGCCGGCTTCGGTACAGCCGAAGAAACCAACGCCCGTTTCCGCTACCTGCTGGAACAGGGACAGACTGGTTTGAGCGTAGCCTTTGACCTGCCCACCCAAATTGGTTATGATTCGGATCATCCCCTGGCCCGGGGCGAGGTGGGCAAGGTAGGGGTAGCCATTGATTCCTTAGAGGATATGGAAACCCTGTTCGAGGGCATTCCCCTGGACAAGGTGAGCACCTCCATGACCATTAATTCCCCGGCCGCCATCCTGCTGGCCATGTATATTGCCGTGGCGGAAAAGCAGGGAGTTACTCCCGACAAGCTCAACGGGACCATCCAAAATGATATCTTAAAAGAATACATTGCCAGGGGAACCTATATTTTTCCGCCCGGTCCATCCATGCGCCTGATTACCGATGTCTTTGCCTATTGTTCCAAGAATGTTCCCAACTGGAACACCATCAGCATCAGCGGCTACCATATCCGGGAGGCCGGTTCCACGGCGGTGCAGGAAGTGGCCTTTACCCTGGCCGACGGGATTGCCTATGTCCAGGCGGCCATTGATGCCGGCTTGAATGTGGACGATTTTGCTCCCCGCCTATCCTTCTTCTTTAACGCCCACCTGAACTTTTTCGAGGAAATTGCCAAGTTCCGGGCGGCCAGGCGGCTTTGGGCCAAGATCATGAGGGAGCGGTTTGGTGCCAAGAATCCCCGCTCCTGGATGCTGCGCTTCCATACCCAAACGGCAGGCTGCAGCCTGACGGCCCAGCAGCCTATGGTAAACATCATGCGTACCGCCTTTGAGGCCCTGAGTGCAGTGCTGGGCGGCACCCAGTCCCTGCACACCAACTCTTACGACGAAGCCCTGGCCCTGCCCAGCGACGAGTCGGTGCTCATAGCCCTGCGCACCCAGCAGGTAATCGGTTATGAAATTGGCGTTACCGATACGGTGGATCCCCTGGGCGGTTCGTACTATATTGAAAGCCTGACCAATGAAATTGAAGAAAAGGCCATGGCTTATATTAAGAAAATTGACGAGCTGGGCGGTGCTCCCGAGGCGATTGAATTTATGCAGAAAGAAATTAAGGACAGCGCCTACCGCTATCAGATGGACATTGAAAGCGGCAAAAAGGTGGTTATTGGTATTAACAAATTCCAGATGGAGTATGAAAAGCCCAAAAATTTGTTAAAAGTGGACCCGGCAGTAGCGGAACGCCAGACGGCCAAGCTGCAGGCATTGAAGGCCCGCCGGGATAACCAGAAAGTGAAGCAGGTATTAAACAACCTGCGGGAAGCGGCATCCACCAAGGAAAACTTAATGCCCCTGTTTATTGACGCCGTAAAAGCTTATGCCACCCTGGGAGAAATTTGCGACACCCTGCGGGAAGTCTTTGGCGAGTATCGCCAGCAAATTGTCTTTTAA
- the mce gene encoding methylmalonyl-CoA epimerase — protein MIGIKKIDHIGIAVKDLAKAIEFYEGLLGLKVTGTEVVEEQRVKVAFLPTGDSEVELLESTTPDGPIARFIEKNGEGIQHIAFRVENLEQALEELKAKGVRLIDEKPRRGAGGARIAFLHPKSTFGTLVELCERDN, from the coding sequence GTGATCGGGATCAAAAAAATCGATCACATCGGCATTGCCGTTAAGGATCTGGCTAAAGCCATTGAGTTTTACGAGGGCCTTTTAGGGTTGAAGGTGACAGGCACCGAAGTGGTGGAGGAGCAAAGGGTAAAGGTTGCCTTCTTGCCTACCGGCGACAGTGAAGTGGAGCTTCTGGAGTCCACTACCCCTGACGGGCCCATTGCCCGGTTTATTGAGAAAAATGGCGAGGGTATCCAGCACATCGCCTTCCGGGTGGAAAATCTGGAGCAGGCGCTGGAGGAATTAAAAGCAAAAGGTGTGCGACTCATTGATGAAAAGCCTCGCCGGGGTGCCGGGGGGGCCAGGATTGCTTTTCTTCATCCCAAGTCCACCTTTGGCACGCTGGTGGAATTGTGCGAGCGTGACAATTAA